The Malus domestica chromosome 13, GDT2T_hap1 genome includes a window with the following:
- the LOC103451464 gene encoding nucleolin 1-like isoform X8 gives MGKSSKKSATKVEAPAVVVPAPKSGKKGKRDAENEIEKVVSAKKQKIDEGVAQAIQKKKVETKTQKKKVETSSSEEESDVSSDSDVKEPAAKPSAPLKKSVPAKKAASSSSDDSSDEESDEEEAPKSKVAAKNGPTAAIKKKDVSTESSDESSDDSEDDDKTPAKVTAQKPAAAAKKGPSVPVKKADTSSSESEESSESEDEKTPAKVTAQKPAAAAKKGPSVPVKKADTSSSESEESSESEDEGTTKTVAPAAKSVKPSKKDEDSSDSDEDMDSDSSEEEPPKTEKVKPSQVSKQDSSESEEESSSDEEEEDEPAKTPKKKDTDVKMVDAESEKKAPKTPATPDVSTSKTLFAGNLNFRIEEHDLRNFFKDAGEVVDIRFASDPEGKFKGFGHVEFATAEAARKALELNGLDLLGRDIRLDLARERGERGAYTPTGRESNSYQKGPRSASKTIFVRGFDRSLGEDEIRSSLQEAFSSCGEITRVSIPKDYETGASKGMAYMDFSDATSFNKALEFNGHEFGDGYLQVEEAKPKGDFGTPRSNDRGGYSNNRGGGRFSSSSRGGRDGGGRGFRDGGRGRGRGNKPNLAAPGTGKKTTFDDE, from the exons ATGGGCAAATCAAGCAAGAAATCCGCCACCAAA GTTGAGGCTCCGGCTGTAGTTGTTCCAGCTCCCAAGTCTGGAAAGAAAG GTAAGAGAGATGCCGAGAACGAAATAGAGAAGGTTGTGAGCGCAAAGAAGCAGAAGATTGACGAGGGTGTAGCGCAGGCCATTCAGAAGAAGAAAGTTGAAACAAAGacccagaagaagaaagtgGAAACTAGTAGTTCCGAGGAGGAGTCTGATGTGTCTTCTGACTCTGACGTGAAG GAACCTGCTGCCAAGCCTTCCGCTCCCTTAAAAAAGTCAGTTCCTGCTAAAAAAGCTGCGTCATCTAGCAGTGATGATTCTTCGGATGAGGAATCTGATGAGGAGGAA GCCCCTAAATCTAAGGTAGCTGCTAAGAATGGCCCAACTGCTGCTATAAAGAAGAAAGATGTCTCAACTGAAAGCTCAGATGAGAGTAGCGATGATTCGGAAGATGATGAT AAAACCCCTGCAAAGGTTACTGCCCAAAAGCCAGCTGCAGCAGCTAAGAAAGGCCCATCAGTGCCTGTTAAGAAGGCAGACACTAGCAGCTCTGAGTCTGAAGAGAGCTCTGAATCTGAAGATGAG AAAACCCCTGCAAAGGTTACTGCCCAAAAGCCGGCTGCAGCTGCTAAGAAAGGCCCATCAGTTCCTGTTAAGAAAGCAGATACTAGCAGCTCCGAGTCTGAAGAGAGCTCTGAATCTGAAGATGAG GGTACCACAAAAACTGTTGCCCCTGCTGCTAAGAGTGTAAAGCCATCCAAAAAGGATGAGGATTCAAGTGACTCTGATGAGGATATGGACTCTGATAGTTCAGAGGAGGAACCTCCAAAGACAGAGAAAGTAAAG CCTTCTCAAGTTTCAAAGCAAGATAGCAGTGAGTCAGAGGAGGAATCCAGTTCCgacgaagaagaggaagatgaacCTGCAAAGACTCCCAAGAAAAAG GACACTGATGTGAAAATGGTAGATGCCGAGTCTGAGAAGAAAGCT CCCAAAACCCCAGCTACTCCTGACGTATCGACTTCTAAGACGCTGTTCGCTGGAAATCTGAACTTCCGTATTGAGGAACACGATTT GAGGAATTTCTTCAAAGATGCTGGCGAAGTTGTTGATATCCGTTTTGCCTCAGATCCAGAAGGGAAGTTTAAGGGCTTTGGGCATGTTGAGTTTGCCACAGCTGAAGCAGCAAGGAAG GCTCTTGAACTTAATGGTTTAGATTTGCTTGGTCGTGATATCAGACTTGATCTGGCTCGTGAAAGGGGTGAAAGGGGTGCTTATACTCCCACCGG AAGGGAGAGCAACTCATATCAGAAGGGACCACGCAGTGCGTCCAAAACAATATTTGTTCGAGGTTTTGACAGATCCCTTGGGGAGGATGAG ATCAGGAGCTCCTTACAAGAAGCCTTTAGTTCTTGTGGTGAGATAACAAGGGTGTCCATCCCCAAAGATTATGAGACTGGCGCCTCTAAAGG GATGGCTTACATGGACTTCTCGGATGCCACCAGCTTCAACAAAGCTCTAGAATTTAATGGACATGAATTTGGAGACGGTTACTTGCAGGTGGAAGAGGCAAAACCAAAAGGTGATTTTGGTACTCCCAGGAGTAATGACAGGGGGGGTTATTCCAATAATCGTGGTGGAGGACGTTTTAGCAGCAGCAGCAGGGGGGGTAGGGATGGTGGTGGACGTGGTTTCAGGGATGGTGGACGTGGCAGAGGACGTGGAAACAAACCAAACCTAGCTGCTCCTGGAACAG GGAAGAAAACCACCTTCGACGACGAGTAG
- the LOC103451464 gene encoding nucleolin 1-like isoform X5: MGKSSKKSATKVEAPAVVVPAPKSGKKGKRDAENEIEKVVSAKKQKIDEGVAQAIQKKKVETKTQKKKVETSSSEEESDVSSDSDVKEPAAKPSAPLKKSVPAKKAASSSSDDSSDEESDEEEAPKSKVAAKNGPTAAIKKKDVSTESSDESSDDSEDDDKTPAKVTAQKPAAAAKKGPSVPVKKADTSSSESEESSESEDEKTPAKVTAQKPAAAAKKGPSVPVKKADTSSSESEESSESEDEEVVKKVSAVIPKGQDVSSSSDDSSEEDSDDSSEEVKGTTKTVAPAAKSVKPSKKDEDSSDSDEDMDSDSSEEEPPKTEKVKPSQVSKQDSSESEEESSSDEEEEDEPAKTPKKKDTDVKMVDAESEKKAPKTPATPDVSTSKTLFAGNLNFRIEEHDLRNFFKDAGEVVDIRFASDPEGKFKGFGHVEFATAEAARKALELNGLDLLGRDIRLDLARERGERGAYTPTGRESNSYQKGPRSASKTIFVRGFDRSLGEDEIRSSLQEAFSSCGEITRVSIPKDYETGASKGMAYMDFSDATSFNKALEFNGHEFGDGYLQVEEAKPKGDFGTPRSNDRGGYSNNRGGGRFSSSSRGGRDGGGRGFRDGGRGRGRGNKPNLAAPGTGKKTTFDDE; the protein is encoded by the exons ATGGGCAAATCAAGCAAGAAATCCGCCACCAAA GTTGAGGCTCCGGCTGTAGTTGTTCCAGCTCCCAAGTCTGGAAAGAAAG GTAAGAGAGATGCCGAGAACGAAATAGAGAAGGTTGTGAGCGCAAAGAAGCAGAAGATTGACGAGGGTGTAGCGCAGGCCATTCAGAAGAAGAAAGTTGAAACAAAGacccagaagaagaaagtgGAAACTAGTAGTTCCGAGGAGGAGTCTGATGTGTCTTCTGACTCTGACGTGAAG GAACCTGCTGCCAAGCCTTCCGCTCCCTTAAAAAAGTCAGTTCCTGCTAAAAAAGCTGCGTCATCTAGCAGTGATGATTCTTCGGATGAGGAATCTGATGAGGAGGAA GCCCCTAAATCTAAGGTAGCTGCTAAGAATGGCCCAACTGCTGCTATAAAGAAGAAAGATGTCTCAACTGAAAGCTCAGATGAGAGTAGCGATGATTCGGAAGATGATGAT AAAACCCCTGCAAAGGTTACTGCCCAAAAGCCAGCTGCAGCAGCTAAGAAAGGCCCATCAGTGCCTGTTAAGAAGGCAGACACTAGCAGCTCTGAGTCTGAAGAGAGCTCTGAATCTGAAGATGAG AAAACCCCTGCAAAGGTTACTGCCCAAAAGCCGGCTGCAGCTGCTAAGAAAGGCCCATCAGTTCCTGTTAAGAAAGCAGATACTAGCAGCTCCGAGTCTGAAGAGAGCTCTGAATCTGAAGATGAG gaagttgtgaaaaaagtATCTGCTGTTATCCCTAAAGGACAGGATGTTTCAAGCTCCTCTGATGATAGTTCAGAGGAGGATTCTGATGATAGTTCAGAGGAAGTGAAG GGTACCACAAAAACTGTTGCCCCTGCTGCTAAGAGTGTAAAGCCATCCAAAAAGGATGAGGATTCAAGTGACTCTGATGAGGATATGGACTCTGATAGTTCAGAGGAGGAACCTCCAAAGACAGAGAAAGTAAAG CCTTCTCAAGTTTCAAAGCAAGATAGCAGTGAGTCAGAGGAGGAATCCAGTTCCgacgaagaagaggaagatgaacCTGCAAAGACTCCCAAGAAAAAG GACACTGATGTGAAAATGGTAGATGCCGAGTCTGAGAAGAAAGCT CCCAAAACCCCAGCTACTCCTGACGTATCGACTTCTAAGACGCTGTTCGCTGGAAATCTGAACTTCCGTATTGAGGAACACGATTT GAGGAATTTCTTCAAAGATGCTGGCGAAGTTGTTGATATCCGTTTTGCCTCAGATCCAGAAGGGAAGTTTAAGGGCTTTGGGCATGTTGAGTTTGCCACAGCTGAAGCAGCAAGGAAG GCTCTTGAACTTAATGGTTTAGATTTGCTTGGTCGTGATATCAGACTTGATCTGGCTCGTGAAAGGGGTGAAAGGGGTGCTTATACTCCCACCGG AAGGGAGAGCAACTCATATCAGAAGGGACCACGCAGTGCGTCCAAAACAATATTTGTTCGAGGTTTTGACAGATCCCTTGGGGAGGATGAG ATCAGGAGCTCCTTACAAGAAGCCTTTAGTTCTTGTGGTGAGATAACAAGGGTGTCCATCCCCAAAGATTATGAGACTGGCGCCTCTAAAGG GATGGCTTACATGGACTTCTCGGATGCCACCAGCTTCAACAAAGCTCTAGAATTTAATGGACATGAATTTGGAGACGGTTACTTGCAGGTGGAAGAGGCAAAACCAAAAGGTGATTTTGGTACTCCCAGGAGTAATGACAGGGGGGGTTATTCCAATAATCGTGGTGGAGGACGTTTTAGCAGCAGCAGCAGGGGGGGTAGGGATGGTGGTGGACGTGGTTTCAGGGATGGTGGACGTGGCAGAGGACGTGGAAACAAACCAAACCTAGCTGCTCCTGGAACAG GGAAGAAAACCACCTTCGACGACGAGTAG
- the LOC103451464 gene encoding nucleolin 1-like isoform X3, translating to MGKSSKKSATKVEAPAVVVPAPKSGKKGKRDAENEIEKVVSAKKQKIDEGVAQAIQKKKVETKTQKKKVETSSSEEESDVSSDSDVKKPAPKAAKNGKSKPSSSSESDDSDSDEEPAAKPSAPLKKSVPAKKAASSSSDDSSDEESDEEEAPKSKVAAKNGPTAAIKKKDVSTESSDESSDDSEDDDKTPAKVTAQKPAAAAKKGPSVPVKKADTSSSESEESSESEDEKTPAKVTAQKPAAAAKKGPSVPVKKADTSSSESEESSESEDEEVVKKVSAVIPKGQDVSSSSDDSSEEDSDDSSEEVKGTTKTVAPAAKSVKPSKKDEDSSDSDEDMDSDSSEEEPPKTEKVKPSQVSKQDSSESEEESSSDEEEEDEPAKTPKKKDTDVKMVDAESEKKAPKTPATPDVSTSKTLFAGNLNFRIEEHDLRNFFKDAGEVVDIRFASDPEGKFKGFGHVEFATAEAARKALELNGLDLLGRDIRLDLARERGERGAYTPTGRESNSYQKGPRSASKTIFVRGFDRSLGEDEIRSSLQEAFSSCGEITRVSIPKDYETGASKGMAYMDFSDATSFNKALEFNGHEFGDGYLQVEEAKPKGDFGTPRSNDRGGYSNNRGGGRFSSSSRGGRDGGGRGFRDGGRGRGRGNKPNLAAPGTGKKTTFDDE from the exons ATGGGCAAATCAAGCAAGAAATCCGCCACCAAA GTTGAGGCTCCGGCTGTAGTTGTTCCAGCTCCCAAGTCTGGAAAGAAAG GTAAGAGAGATGCCGAGAACGAAATAGAGAAGGTTGTGAGCGCAAAGAAGCAGAAGATTGACGAGGGTGTAGCGCAGGCCATTCAGAAGAAGAAAGTTGAAACAAAGacccagaagaagaaagtgGAAACTAGTAGTTCCGAGGAGGAGTCTGATGTGTCTTCTGACTCTGACGTGAAG AAACCTGCTCCCAAGGCTGCTAAAAATGGTAAAAGTAAGCCATCTAGCAGTTCTGAATCAGATGATTCTGACTCTGATGAA GAACCTGCTGCCAAGCCTTCCGCTCCCTTAAAAAAGTCAGTTCCTGCTAAAAAAGCTGCGTCATCTAGCAGTGATGATTCTTCGGATGAGGAATCTGATGAGGAGGAA GCCCCTAAATCTAAGGTAGCTGCTAAGAATGGCCCAACTGCTGCTATAAAGAAGAAAGATGTCTCAACTGAAAGCTCAGATGAGAGTAGCGATGATTCGGAAGATGATGAT AAAACCCCTGCAAAGGTTACTGCCCAAAAGCCAGCTGCAGCAGCTAAGAAAGGCCCATCAGTGCCTGTTAAGAAGGCAGACACTAGCAGCTCTGAGTCTGAAGAGAGCTCTGAATCTGAAGATGAG AAAACCCCTGCAAAGGTTACTGCCCAAAAGCCGGCTGCAGCTGCTAAGAAAGGCCCATCAGTTCCTGTTAAGAAAGCAGATACTAGCAGCTCCGAGTCTGAAGAGAGCTCTGAATCTGAAGATGAG gaagttgtgaaaaaagtATCTGCTGTTATCCCTAAAGGACAGGATGTTTCAAGCTCCTCTGATGATAGTTCAGAGGAGGATTCTGATGATAGTTCAGAGGAAGTGAAG GGTACCACAAAAACTGTTGCCCCTGCTGCTAAGAGTGTAAAGCCATCCAAAAAGGATGAGGATTCAAGTGACTCTGATGAGGATATGGACTCTGATAGTTCAGAGGAGGAACCTCCAAAGACAGAGAAAGTAAAG CCTTCTCAAGTTTCAAAGCAAGATAGCAGTGAGTCAGAGGAGGAATCCAGTTCCgacgaagaagaggaagatgaacCTGCAAAGACTCCCAAGAAAAAG GACACTGATGTGAAAATGGTAGATGCCGAGTCTGAGAAGAAAGCT CCCAAAACCCCAGCTACTCCTGACGTATCGACTTCTAAGACGCTGTTCGCTGGAAATCTGAACTTCCGTATTGAGGAACACGATTT GAGGAATTTCTTCAAAGATGCTGGCGAAGTTGTTGATATCCGTTTTGCCTCAGATCCAGAAGGGAAGTTTAAGGGCTTTGGGCATGTTGAGTTTGCCACAGCTGAAGCAGCAAGGAAG GCTCTTGAACTTAATGGTTTAGATTTGCTTGGTCGTGATATCAGACTTGATCTGGCTCGTGAAAGGGGTGAAAGGGGTGCTTATACTCCCACCGG AAGGGAGAGCAACTCATATCAGAAGGGACCACGCAGTGCGTCCAAAACAATATTTGTTCGAGGTTTTGACAGATCCCTTGGGGAGGATGAG ATCAGGAGCTCCTTACAAGAAGCCTTTAGTTCTTGTGGTGAGATAACAAGGGTGTCCATCCCCAAAGATTATGAGACTGGCGCCTCTAAAGG GATGGCTTACATGGACTTCTCGGATGCCACCAGCTTCAACAAAGCTCTAGAATTTAATGGACATGAATTTGGAGACGGTTACTTGCAGGTGGAAGAGGCAAAACCAAAAGGTGATTTTGGTACTCCCAGGAGTAATGACAGGGGGGGTTATTCCAATAATCGTGGTGGAGGACGTTTTAGCAGCAGCAGCAGGGGGGGTAGGGATGGTGGTGGACGTGGTTTCAGGGATGGTGGACGTGGCAGAGGACGTGGAAACAAACCAAACCTAGCTGCTCCTGGAACAG GGAAGAAAACCACCTTCGACGACGAGTAG